The Nodosilinea sp. PGN35 DNA segment TCGTCGAGGCAAAAGGCCCGCAGGCGACCCAGGGCGTTGCGCACGCCAAACAGGTTGGCCACCACCCAGTAGGTGCCGCTGGTGCGCTCCCGAAAAATGGTGTCGATGACTTGAATATTGCGATCGGTGAGAAAATCGACCACCAGCTGCCGCAGCTTGTCGGGGGGAAACACGCCGCTGAGCAGCCAGGTGACGATCTGGTCGGCCTGCTCGGCGGTGAGCTTAAAGTCGATCAACACCTGGTCAAACAGCTGGTTGAGCTGGGGCTCTAAAAAGTCGTCGCGCCGCGCCCAGACGCGAATCAGCCGGGGCAGCGACTTGCCAAACAGATCTTGCAAAATCGCCCCGGCGATGGTGGCGGTGCGCTCCTGGGCGCGGCTCTGCACCTGGTCGAGGGCGAGCTGCAGCAGCCACTTGATGGCCGCCTGGGTGCGATCGGTCTGCAACAGCCGCCGGGCCAGGTTTTGCAGCTCTTCGGGGGTGAGCAGCGACCCCATAATCGTGTCAGAAATGCGCTGGGCCAGCCGCTCCTGGTTGCTGGGAATCAGCCCTGGGGTAAAGGGCAGCCTGCGCCCCCCCAGGTAGACGGGGCGGTAGGGGCGAAACAGCATCTTAATGGCGATGTCATTGGTGAAATAGCCAATCACACCGCCAATAATCGGTGGTGCCAGCAGCAGCCAGAGGTCAGATTCGAGCATGGCAGCTGACCACAAGCACCCCCATCAGCCCTCCGGCAATGGGGTAGTGAACGGCCCCCTCAAACCCGGCCTGGCGAGCCAGCCTCACCTGCTCTGGCCCGGTGGGAAAGCGATCGACGCTGGGGCCAATGTAGGCGTACTCGTCGGTCAGGCCCATAGCCGCCGCCGTGGGCACCACCAGCGCCTCTAGATACCAGCGCTGAAACTGCTCGGCCATCCAGCCCTGGGGGCGGTGAAAGTCGAGAATGGCGGCGCGGGCACCGGGCTTGAGCACCCGCCGCAGCTCGGCTAGTCCCTGGGGAATGTCGGTGAGGTTACGCAGACCATAGCCCATGGTGGCGGCATCAAAGGTATTGGCCTCAAAGGGCAGGGCCAGGGCGTCGCCCTGCACCCAGTGAATAGGCCCTAGGGGATGGGTACGGCGCAATTCTCCCCCAAAGCGACTTTGCCAACGGCCCTCGGCCACCGCCAGCAGTTCCGCCGAGAAGTCTACACCGTACACCGTGCCCGTAGCCCCCACCTGGCGGGCCAGCATCAGGGCCAGATCGCCGCTGCCGCAGCAGACATCCAGGGCTCGGTGACCGGGGGCAGCTCCGCTCCAGCGCACGGCCATGCGCTTCCACACCCGGTGCAGCCCAAAGCTGAGGCGTTCGTTGAGGCTGTCGTACACCGGGGCAATGCGGTCAAACAGGCCCTGAATGTCGGGGGCGGCTGGGGGGGATGGCTGGGTGAGTCCCACGGCGGTACGCAGAGGAGGGCAACCTTTACTGTAGCGCTGCCCCTGGCCCCCAGCCACGGAAATTCGTAGTGTTTGTTACATCTAAATGCAAAGCGCTACAGCGTGTTGCAGTTGGCGATTTGCACCTCTTCTCCCACCGCGATCGGCGTGGGCGAGGGAACATCGGCGGTCTCCCCCTGGCAGATTACGGTGCCAAGCCTGGCCTGGCCGCTCAGGTCTACGGTGGCAAACACGACCCCCGCGTAGCCCCGCAGCGCCGGGTTGATCGGGGTAGCTTGGGTACGCACAATCTCTGGCCTGCCCCCGCCAGCGGTGACGGTGTAGGTGTAGTCGGGGGGGGCGTGGTGGTCGGTCAGACCCAGTTCATCGGTGGAGGTAGCAAAGCGAGCGTGTTCCACAAAAAACGCCTGCTGGGCTCGGTTGACTGTGCCAATATACTTCAGCGCTCGAGCCTGCTTGGCACGCGCCGCCTGATTCAAAAAGCTGGGAATGGCTATAGTGGTCAAAATGCCGACAACGACAATTACCACCATCAGTTCGATTAGGGTAAACCCTCGCTCAGCGGGAGCAGGTGGCTGTCTGACAAACCTGTGGCAGCGGGAGTCAGCCATAGCAACACAAAAATTACGGTGAGGGACGCCATACCCTCTACGCAAATTCTCGGAGAAAACCGGGAAACTTAGGGAAGCTTTATCTCAGCTTTACCGGGGTCTCGATCTCTGGCCGTGGGGCATCGCCGCTGCTAAAAGCGCCTCCACCCCACGCACTTAGGGAAAGAAATTGGCCCCTGGCCAGGGGCGCAGCCCCAGGGCAAGCGCCGAGCCCGGCCAAAACCGTCTAAACTGTCTGACTATGAGTTGTTGAACCTGAGCAATTTGGACACCCTGCCCCCTACTCCCCACAAACCCCACAG contains these protein-coding regions:
- the ubiE gene encoding bifunctional demethylmenaquinone methyltransferase/2-methoxy-6-polyprenyl-1,4-benzoquinol methylase UbiE, encoding MGLTQPSPPAAPDIQGLFDRIAPVYDSLNERLSFGLHRVWKRMAVRWSGAAPGHRALDVCCGSGDLALMLARQVGATGTVYGVDFSAELLAVAEGRWQSRFGGELRRTHPLGPIHWVQGDALALPFEANTFDAATMGYGLRNLTDIPQGLAELRRVLKPGARAAILDFHRPQGWMAEQFQRWYLEALVVPTAAAMGLTDEYAYIGPSVDRFPTGPEQVRLARQAGFEGAVHYPIAGGLMGVLVVSCHARI
- a CDS encoding DUF445 domain-containing protein; the protein is MLESDLWLLLAPPIIGGVIGYFTNDIAIKMLFRPYRPVYLGGRRLPFTPGLIPSNQERLAQRISDTIMGSLLTPEELQNLARRLLQTDRTQAAIKWLLQLALDQVQSRAQERTATIAGAILQDLFGKSLPRLIRVWARRDDFLEPQLNQLFDQVLIDFKLTAEQADQIVTWLLSGVFPPDKLRQLVVDFLTDRNIQVIDTIFRERTSGTYWVVANLFGVRNALGRLRAFCLDEREVSNARIAELVVALQLKKRLQESLQRVSLQNLPVSTVRQVRGNLRESIQGYIRTLGPTFVKNLGNSVNWEMLATQLLNRLQNSEVITQSLDPVSEELALILERYLERDLESLVAQIIPILNIDQVIIDRVRGTSAKELELAIQGIVRSELQAIVNLGGILGFAIGLLQAGFFYVQRSGGL
- a CDS encoding type IV pilin-like G/H family protein, producing MADSRCHRFVRQPPAPAERGFTLIELMVVIVVVGILTTIAIPSFLNQAARAKQARALKYIGTVNRAQQAFFVEHARFATSTDELGLTDHHAPPDYTYTVTAGGGRPEIVRTQATPINPALRGYAGVVFATVDLSGQARLGTVICQGETADVPSPTPIAVGEEVQIANCNTL